One genomic window of Mustela erminea isolate mMusErm1 chromosome 13, mMusErm1.Pri, whole genome shotgun sequence includes the following:
- the KMT5A gene encoding N-lysine methyltransferase KMT5A isoform X2: MGLAGLQENVFTGQSKIYSYMSPNKCSGMRSPLQEENSVAHHEVKCQGKPLAGLYRKREEKRNSGNAVRSAMKSEEQKLKDARRGPLAPFPNQKSEAAEPPKTPTSSCDPAIAAIAKQALKKPVKGKQAPRKKAQGKAQQNRKLTDFYPVRRSSRKSKAELQIDLIDGKGRGVIATKQFSRGEFVVEYHGDLIEITDAKKREALYAQDPSTGCYMYYFQYLSKTYCVDATRETNRLGRLINHSKCGNCQTKLHDIDGVPHLILIASRDIKAGEELLYDYGDRSRASIEAYPWLKH; encoded by the exons ATGGGCCTGGCCGGGCTGCAG GAGAATGTATTTACCGGGCAATCAAAGATCTATTCCTACATGAGCCCCAACAAATGCTCTGGAATGCGTTCCCCCCTTCAGGAAGAGAACTCAGTTGCACATCACGAAGTCAAATGCCAGGGGAAGCCATTAGCGGGACTCTACAGGAAACGAGAAG agaagagaaacagtgGGAACGCAGTACGGAGCGCCATGAAGTCCGAGGAACAGAAGCTCAAAGACGCCAGGAGGGGTCCCCTGGCACCTTTTCCAAACCAAAAATCCGAAGCAGCAGAACCTCCAAAAACTCCGACCTCCTCTTGTGATCCTGCCATCGCTGCCATCGCCAAGCAAGCCCTGAAAAAGCCCGTCAAGGGCAAACAGGCCCCGCGGAAGAA aGCTCAAGGGAAGGCCCAGCAGAATCGCAAACTCACGGATTTTTACCCGGTGCGGAGGAGCTCCAGGAAGAGCAAAGCTGAGCTGCAG ATTGACCTCATCGACGGCAAGGGCAGGGGAGTGATCGCCACCAAGCAGTTCTCCCGGGGCGAGTTTGTGGTCGAGTACCACGGGGACCTCATCGAGATCACCGACGCCAAGAAGCGGGAGGCTCTGTACGCCCAGGACCCATCCACGGGCTGCTACATGTACTATTTTCAGTATCTGAGCAAAACCTACTG CGTGGATGCGACTCGAGAGACAAATCGCCTGGGAAGACTGATCAATCATAGCAAGTGCGGGAACTGCCAGACCAAACTGCACGACATCGACGGCGTGCCTCACCTCATCCTCATCGCCTCCCGCGACATCAAGGCCGGGGAGGAGCTCCTGTATGACTATGGGGACCGCAGCCGGGCTTCCATCGAAGCGTACCCCTGGCTGAAGCATTaa
- the KMT5A gene encoding N-lysine methyltransferase KMT5A isoform X1 — protein sequence MGLAGLQENVFTGQSKIYSYMSPNKCSGMRSPLQEENSVAHHEVKCQGKPLAGLYRKREEKRNSGNAVRSAMKSEEQKLKDARRGPLAPFPNQKSEAAEPPKTPTSSCDPAIAAIAKQALKKPVKGKQAPRKKAQGKAQQNRKLTDFYPVRRSSRKSKAELQSEERKRIDELIESGKEEGMKIDLIDGKGRGVIATKQFSRGEFVVEYHGDLIEITDAKKREALYAQDPSTGCYMYYFQYLSKTYCVDATRETNRLGRLINHSKCGNCQTKLHDIDGVPHLILIASRDIKAGEELLYDYGDRSRASIEAYPWLKH from the exons ATGGGCCTGGCCGGGCTGCAG GAGAATGTATTTACCGGGCAATCAAAGATCTATTCCTACATGAGCCCCAACAAATGCTCTGGAATGCGTTCCCCCCTTCAGGAAGAGAACTCAGTTGCACATCACGAAGTCAAATGCCAGGGGAAGCCATTAGCGGGACTCTACAGGAAACGAGAAG agaagagaaacagtgGGAACGCAGTACGGAGCGCCATGAAGTCCGAGGAACAGAAGCTCAAAGACGCCAGGAGGGGTCCCCTGGCACCTTTTCCAAACCAAAAATCCGAAGCAGCAGAACCTCCAAAAACTCCGACCTCCTCTTGTGATCCTGCCATCGCTGCCATCGCCAAGCAAGCCCTGAAAAAGCCCGTCAAGGGCAAACAGGCCCCGCGGAAGAA aGCTCAAGGGAAGGCCCAGCAGAATCGCAAACTCACGGATTTTTACCCGGTGCGGAGGAGCTCCAGGAAGAGCAAAGCTGAGCTGCAG tctgaagaaaggaaaagaatagacGAGTTGATTgaaagtgggaaggaagaaggaatgaag ATTGACCTCATCGACGGCAAGGGCAGGGGAGTGATCGCCACCAAGCAGTTCTCCCGGGGCGAGTTTGTGGTCGAGTACCACGGGGACCTCATCGAGATCACCGACGCCAAGAAGCGGGAGGCTCTGTACGCCCAGGACCCATCCACGGGCTGCTACATGTACTATTTTCAGTATCTGAGCAAAACCTACTG CGTGGATGCGACTCGAGAGACAAATCGCCTGGGAAGACTGATCAATCATAGCAAGTGCGGGAACTGCCAGACCAAACTGCACGACATCGACGGCGTGCCTCACCTCATCCTCATCGCCTCCCGCGACATCAAGGCCGGGGAGGAGCTCCTGTATGACTATGGGGACCGCAGCCGGGCTTCCATCGAAGCGTACCCCTGGCTGAAGCATTaa
- the KMT5A gene encoding N-lysine methyltransferase KMT5A isoform X4 → MGLAGLQEENSVAHHEVKCQGKPLAGLYRKREEKRNSGNAVRSAMKSEEQKLKDARRGPLAPFPNQKSEAAEPPKTPTSSCDPAIAAIAKQALKKPVKGKQAPRKKAQGKAQQNRKLTDFYPVRRSSRKSKAELQSEERKRIDELIESGKEEGMKIDLIDGKGRGVIATKQFSRGEFVVEYHGDLIEITDAKKREALYAQDPSTGCYMYYFQYLSKTYCVDATRETNRLGRLINHSKCGNCQTKLHDIDGVPHLILIASRDIKAGEELLYDYGDRSRASIEAYPWLKH, encoded by the exons ATGGGCCTGGCCGGGCTGCAG GAAGAGAACTCAGTTGCACATCACGAAGTCAAATGCCAGGGGAAGCCATTAGCGGGACTCTACAGGAAACGAGAAG agaagagaaacagtgGGAACGCAGTACGGAGCGCCATGAAGTCCGAGGAACAGAAGCTCAAAGACGCCAGGAGGGGTCCCCTGGCACCTTTTCCAAACCAAAAATCCGAAGCAGCAGAACCTCCAAAAACTCCGACCTCCTCTTGTGATCCTGCCATCGCTGCCATCGCCAAGCAAGCCCTGAAAAAGCCCGTCAAGGGCAAACAGGCCCCGCGGAAGAA aGCTCAAGGGAAGGCCCAGCAGAATCGCAAACTCACGGATTTTTACCCGGTGCGGAGGAGCTCCAGGAAGAGCAAAGCTGAGCTGCAG tctgaagaaaggaaaagaatagacGAGTTGATTgaaagtgggaaggaagaaggaatgaag ATTGACCTCATCGACGGCAAGGGCAGGGGAGTGATCGCCACCAAGCAGTTCTCCCGGGGCGAGTTTGTGGTCGAGTACCACGGGGACCTCATCGAGATCACCGACGCCAAGAAGCGGGAGGCTCTGTACGCCCAGGACCCATCCACGGGCTGCTACATGTACTATTTTCAGTATCTGAGCAAAACCTACTG CGTGGATGCGACTCGAGAGACAAATCGCCTGGGAAGACTGATCAATCATAGCAAGTGCGGGAACTGCCAGACCAAACTGCACGACATCGACGGCGTGCCTCACCTCATCCTCATCGCCTCCCGCGACATCAAGGCCGGGGAGGAGCTCCTGTATGACTATGGGGACCGCAGCCGGGCTTCCATCGAAGCGTACCCCTGGCTGAAGCATTaa
- the KMT5A gene encoding N-lysine methyltransferase KMT5A isoform X3, with protein MARGRKMSKPRAVEAAAAAAAVAATAPGPEMVERRGPGRPRTNGENVFTGQSKIYSYMSPNKCSGMRSPLQEENSVAHHEVKCQGKPLAGLYRKREEKRNSGNAVRSAMKSEEQKLKDARRGPLAPFPNQKSEAAEPPKTPTSSCDPAIAAIAKQALKKPVKGKQAPRKKAQGKAQQNRKLTDFYPVRRSSRKSKAELQSEERKRIDELIESGKEEGMKIDLIDGKGRGVIATKQFSRGEFVVEYHGDLIEITDAKKREALYAQDPSTGCYMYYFQYLSKTYCVDATRETNRLGRLINHSKCGNCQTKLHDIDGVPHLILIASRDIKAGEELLYDYGDRSRASIEAYPWLKH; from the exons GCAGGAAGATGTCCAAGCCCCGCGCggtggaggcggcggcggcggcggcggcggtggcagcGACGGCCCCGGGCCCGGAGATGGTGGAGCGGAGGGGCCCGGGGAGGCCCCGCACCAACGGG GAGAATGTATTTACCGGGCAATCAAAGATCTATTCCTACATGAGCCCCAACAAATGCTCTGGAATGCGTTCCCCCCTTCAGGAAGAGAACTCAGTTGCACATCACGAAGTCAAATGCCAGGGGAAGCCATTAGCGGGACTCTACAGGAAACGAGAAG agaagagaaacagtgGGAACGCAGTACGGAGCGCCATGAAGTCCGAGGAACAGAAGCTCAAAGACGCCAGGAGGGGTCCCCTGGCACCTTTTCCAAACCAAAAATCCGAAGCAGCAGAACCTCCAAAAACTCCGACCTCCTCTTGTGATCCTGCCATCGCTGCCATCGCCAAGCAAGCCCTGAAAAAGCCCGTCAAGGGCAAACAGGCCCCGCGGAAGAA aGCTCAAGGGAAGGCCCAGCAGAATCGCAAACTCACGGATTTTTACCCGGTGCGGAGGAGCTCCAGGAAGAGCAAAGCTGAGCTGCAG tctgaagaaaggaaaagaatagacGAGTTGATTgaaagtgggaaggaagaaggaatgaag ATTGACCTCATCGACGGCAAGGGCAGGGGAGTGATCGCCACCAAGCAGTTCTCCCGGGGCGAGTTTGTGGTCGAGTACCACGGGGACCTCATCGAGATCACCGACGCCAAGAAGCGGGAGGCTCTGTACGCCCAGGACCCATCCACGGGCTGCTACATGTACTATTTTCAGTATCTGAGCAAAACCTACTG CGTGGATGCGACTCGAGAGACAAATCGCCTGGGAAGACTGATCAATCATAGCAAGTGCGGGAACTGCCAGACCAAACTGCACGACATCGACGGCGTGCCTCACCTCATCCTCATCGCCTCCCGCGACATCAAGGCCGGGGAGGAGCTCCTGTATGACTATGGGGACCGCAGCCGGGCTTCCATCGAAGCGTACCCCTGGCTGAAGCATTaa
- the KMT5A gene encoding N-lysine methyltransferase KMT5A isoform X6 — protein sequence MSKPRAVEAAAAAAAVAATAPGPEMVERRGPGRPRTNGENVFTGQSKIYSYMSPNKCSGMRSPLQEENSVAHHEVKCQGKPLAGLYRKREEKRNSGNAVRSAMKSEEQKLKDARRGPLAPFPNQKSEAAEPPKTPTSSCDPAIAAIAKQALKKPVKGKQAPRKKAQGKAQQNRKLTDFYPVRRSSRKSKAELQSEERKRIDELIESGKEEGMKIDLIDGKGRGVIATKQFSRGEFVVEYHGDLIEITDAKKREALYAQDPSTGCYMYYFQYLSKTYCVDATRETNRLGRLINHSKCGNCQTKLHDIDGVPHLILIASRDIKAGEELLYDYGDRSRASIEAYPWLKH from the exons ATGTCCAAGCCCCGCGCggtggaggcggcggcggcggcggcggcggtggcagcGACGGCCCCGGGCCCGGAGATGGTGGAGCGGAGGGGCCCGGGGAGGCCCCGCACCAACGGG GAGAATGTATTTACCGGGCAATCAAAGATCTATTCCTACATGAGCCCCAACAAATGCTCTGGAATGCGTTCCCCCCTTCAGGAAGAGAACTCAGTTGCACATCACGAAGTCAAATGCCAGGGGAAGCCATTAGCGGGACTCTACAGGAAACGAGAAG agaagagaaacagtgGGAACGCAGTACGGAGCGCCATGAAGTCCGAGGAACAGAAGCTCAAAGACGCCAGGAGGGGTCCCCTGGCACCTTTTCCAAACCAAAAATCCGAAGCAGCAGAACCTCCAAAAACTCCGACCTCCTCTTGTGATCCTGCCATCGCTGCCATCGCCAAGCAAGCCCTGAAAAAGCCCGTCAAGGGCAAACAGGCCCCGCGGAAGAA aGCTCAAGGGAAGGCCCAGCAGAATCGCAAACTCACGGATTTTTACCCGGTGCGGAGGAGCTCCAGGAAGAGCAAAGCTGAGCTGCAG tctgaagaaaggaaaagaatagacGAGTTGATTgaaagtgggaaggaagaaggaatgaag ATTGACCTCATCGACGGCAAGGGCAGGGGAGTGATCGCCACCAAGCAGTTCTCCCGGGGCGAGTTTGTGGTCGAGTACCACGGGGACCTCATCGAGATCACCGACGCCAAGAAGCGGGAGGCTCTGTACGCCCAGGACCCATCCACGGGCTGCTACATGTACTATTTTCAGTATCTGAGCAAAACCTACTG CGTGGATGCGACTCGAGAGACAAATCGCCTGGGAAGACTGATCAATCATAGCAAGTGCGGGAACTGCCAGACCAAACTGCACGACATCGACGGCGTGCCTCACCTCATCCTCATCGCCTCCCGCGACATCAAGGCCGGGGAGGAGCTCCTGTATGACTATGGGGACCGCAGCCGGGCTTCCATCGAAGCGTACCCCTGGCTGAAGCATTaa
- the KMT5A gene encoding N-lysine methyltransferase KMT5A isoform X5 encodes MSPNKCSGMRSPLQEENSVAHHEVKCQGKPLAGLYRKREEKRNSGNAVRSAMKSEEQKLKDARRGPLAPFPNQKSEAAEPPKTPTSSCDPAIAAIAKQALKKPVKGKQAPRKKAQGKAQQNRKLTDFYPVRRSSRKSKAELQSEERKRIDELIESGKEEGMKIDLIDGKGRGVIATKQFSRGEFVVEYHGDLIEITDAKKREALYAQDPSTGCYMYYFQYLSKTYCVDATRETNRLGRLINHSKCGNCQTKLHDIDGVPHLILIASRDIKAGEELLYDYGDRSRASIEAYPWLKH; translated from the exons ATGAGCCCCAACAAATGCTCTGGAATGCGTTCCCCCCTTCAGGAAGAGAACTCAGTTGCACATCACGAAGTCAAATGCCAGGGGAAGCCATTAGCGGGACTCTACAGGAAACGAGAAG agaagagaaacagtgGGAACGCAGTACGGAGCGCCATGAAGTCCGAGGAACAGAAGCTCAAAGACGCCAGGAGGGGTCCCCTGGCACCTTTTCCAAACCAAAAATCCGAAGCAGCAGAACCTCCAAAAACTCCGACCTCCTCTTGTGATCCTGCCATCGCTGCCATCGCCAAGCAAGCCCTGAAAAAGCCCGTCAAGGGCAAACAGGCCCCGCGGAAGAA aGCTCAAGGGAAGGCCCAGCAGAATCGCAAACTCACGGATTTTTACCCGGTGCGGAGGAGCTCCAGGAAGAGCAAAGCTGAGCTGCAG tctgaagaaaggaaaagaatagacGAGTTGATTgaaagtgggaaggaagaaggaatgaag ATTGACCTCATCGACGGCAAGGGCAGGGGAGTGATCGCCACCAAGCAGTTCTCCCGGGGCGAGTTTGTGGTCGAGTACCACGGGGACCTCATCGAGATCACCGACGCCAAGAAGCGGGAGGCTCTGTACGCCCAGGACCCATCCACGGGCTGCTACATGTACTATTTTCAGTATCTGAGCAAAACCTACTG CGTGGATGCGACTCGAGAGACAAATCGCCTGGGAAGACTGATCAATCATAGCAAGTGCGGGAACTGCCAGACCAAACTGCACGACATCGACGGCGTGCCTCACCTCATCCTCATCGCCTCCCGCGACATCAAGGCCGGGGAGGAGCTCCTGTATGACTATGGGGACCGCAGCCGGGCTTCCATCGAAGCGTACCCCTGGCTGAAGCATTaa
- the RILPL2 gene encoding RILP-like protein 2, with translation MEEPPLREEEEEEEGEGDEAGPEGALGKSPFQLTAEDVYDISYVMGRELMALGSDPRVTQLQFKIVRVLEMLETLVNEGNLTVEELRMERDNLRKEVEGLRTEGSAAGREVDLGPDKMVVDLTDPNRPRFTLQELRDVLQERNKLKSQLLVVQEELQCYKSGLIPPREGPGGRREKDALVSRTSKASSNKEEKTIIRKLFSFRSGKQM, from the exons ATGGAGGAGCCCCCTTTgcgagaggaggaggaagaagaggagggggaaggggacgAGGCTGGGCCCGAGGGGGCTTTAGGCAAGAGCCCCTTCCAGCTGACCGCCGAGGACGTGTATGACATCTCCTACGTGATGGGCCGCGAGCTGATGGCCCTGGGCAGCGACCCCCGGGTGACGCAGCTGCAGTTCAAGATCGTCCGTGTCCTGGAGATGCTAGAGACGCTGGTGAATGAGGGTAACCTGACGGTGGAGGAGCTGAGGATGGAGAGGGACAACCTCaggaaggaggtggaggggctGCGGACAGAGGGCTCGGCGGCCGGCCGGGAG GTAGACCTGGGACCGGACAAAATGGTGGTTGACCTGACAGACCCCAACCGACCCCGCTTCACTCTCCAGGAGCTGCGGGACGTGCTCCAGGAGCGCAACAAGCTCAAGTCCCAGCTGCTGGTGGTGCAGGAGGAGCTGCAGTGCTACAagag TGGTCTGATTCCACCAAGAGAAGGccctggaggaagaagagaaaaagacgcCCTTGTCTCCAGGACCAGCAAGGCCAGCAGTAACAAGGAGGAGAAGACAATCATAAGGAAGCT GTTCTCCTTCCGATCCGGGAAGCAGATGTAG